Proteins encoded together in one Pseudomonas sp. TCU-HL1 window:
- the tilS gene encoding tRNA lysidine(34) synthetase TilS, whose translation MSLDSRLLTALAPWRDAPAWRIAFSGGLDSTVLLHLLARLARHERLPPISAFHVHHGIQAAADAWPAHCQRVCDGLGVPLRVLRVTLDSGASLERAARNARYAAFAEQLGDREVLLSAQHRDDQAETLLFRLLRGAGVRGLAGMPASRPLGRGSLVRPLLQVSRAELAAFARAEGFEWVEDPSNTDIGLDRNFLRQNVLPALQARWPRAADSLARSAAHLAEAQSLLDELALTDIERAQGSCNFPWLPLPSLDMASLAALTPARQRNALRFWLSSLTPLPDSDHWAGWYDLRDAAADAAPIWRLAKGELHRADGRLWWLSGEWLETPAANLSWTDPGQPLELPGNGRLEVLGRPPAGRIEIHYRQGGEVLDLPGRGRRDLKRLLNEARLPAFVRGRLPLLVVEGALLAVANLPGLDGSRQGAWQLRWRPPTNDQGLSW comes from the coding sequence ATGTCCCTTGACTCCCGCCTTCTGACAGCCCTGGCTCCATGGCGCGATGCGCCGGCCTGGCGCATCGCATTCTCGGGCGGGCTCGATTCCACCGTTCTCCTGCACCTGTTGGCACGCCTCGCGCGCCACGAGCGATTGCCGCCAATTTCCGCCTTCCATGTCCATCACGGTATCCAGGCCGCGGCCGATGCCTGGCCGGCTCATTGCCAGCGGGTTTGCGATGGTTTGGGCGTTCCGCTCAGGGTACTGCGGGTAACGCTGGACTCCGGAGCCAGTCTGGAGCGTGCGGCGCGGAATGCGCGCTATGCCGCCTTTGCGGAACAGTTGGGCGACAGGGAGGTGCTGCTCAGTGCCCAGCACCGCGATGACCAGGCTGAAACCTTACTCTTTCGCCTGCTCCGTGGAGCGGGGGTGCGTGGCCTGGCGGGCATGCCCGCGAGCCGGCCGTTGGGGCGGGGCAGCCTGGTCAGGCCGCTGTTGCAGGTGTCCCGTGCCGAGTTGGCGGCCTTTGCCCGAGCCGAAGGGTTTGAATGGGTCGAGGACCCGAGCAATACCGACATTGGGCTCGACCGCAATTTCCTGCGTCAGAACGTTCTTCCCGCGTTGCAGGCGCGCTGGCCGCGTGCGGCGGACAGCCTGGCGCGCAGTGCCGCGCATCTGGCCGAGGCGCAGAGCCTGCTGGATGAGTTGGCCCTGACGGATATCGAGCGGGCACAAGGCTCGTGCAATTTTCCCTGGTTGCCGCTGCCGTCCCTCGACATGGCGTCGCTGGCCGCGCTGACGCCCGCGCGGCAGCGCAATGCCTTGCGGTTCTGGTTGTCCTCCCTGACACCGCTGCCGGACAGCGACCACTGGGCCGGCTGGTATGACCTGCGCGATGCGGCGGCCGACGCTGCGCCCATCTGGCGTCTGGCGAAGGGCGAGCTGCATCGGGCCGACGGACGGTTGTGGTGGTTGTCCGGTGAATGGCTCGAAACGCCGGCGGCGAACCTCTCATGGACTGACCCCGGTCAGCCGCTCGAGCTGCCTGGTAATGGCCGCCTGGAGGTATTGGGCAGGCCGCCGGCCGGTCGGATCGAAATCCATTACCGGCAGGGTGGAGAGGTGCTGGACCTGCCGGGACGGGGGCGTCGCGACCTCAAGCGGCTGCTCAATGAAGCGCGGCTGCCAGCGTTCGTCCGCGGCCGATTGCCGCTGTTGGTGGTGGAGGGAGCGCTACTGGCTGTGGCCAACCTGCCGGGACTGGATGGTTCGCGGCAGGGTGCCTGGCAGCTTCGCTGGAGGCCACCGACGAATGACCAAGGTTTGAGCTGGTAG
- a CDS encoding LysR substrate-binding domain-containing protein, whose product MSRWEGLDEFVAVAETGQFTAAADRLGISSSHVSRQIARLEERLQVRLFYRSTRKVALTEAGQTFLQHCQRLMDAREEALRAVSDLNSEPKGLLRMTCAVAYGERFIVPLVNEFMARHPQLRVDIELSNRTLDLVHDGLDVAIRLGRLQDSRLVATRLAPRVMYLCAAPSYLERYGRPHSLSELARHNCLIGSADHWDFLQQGREHAIRVQGNWRCNSGQAVLDAALRGFGLCQLPDYYVLEHLRSGALVSLLEQHRPPNTAVWALYPQQRHLSPKVRQLVDLLKVGLAERPEYAAAQPRVDQR is encoded by the coding sequence ATGAGTCGCTGGGAAGGTCTGGACGAGTTCGTCGCCGTGGCCGAAACGGGTCAGTTCACTGCGGCGGCCGATCGCCTGGGCATTTCGTCCTCCCATGTCAGCCGGCAGATCGCACGTCTGGAAGAACGCCTGCAGGTTCGTCTGTTCTATCGCAGCACCCGCAAGGTGGCGCTGACCGAAGCCGGGCAGACCTTCCTGCAGCATTGCCAACGCCTGATGGATGCCCGAGAGGAGGCGCTGCGTGCGGTGAGCGACCTGAACAGCGAACCCAAGGGACTGCTGCGCATGACCTGTGCGGTCGCCTATGGCGAGCGCTTCATCGTCCCGCTGGTCAACGAGTTCATGGCGCGGCATCCGCAATTGCGGGTGGATATCGAGTTGAGCAACCGCACCCTGGATCTGGTGCATGATGGCCTCGACGTGGCGATTCGCCTGGGCCGCCTGCAGGACTCGCGCCTGGTCGCGACCCGACTCGCGCCACGGGTCATGTACCTGTGCGCAGCGCCGTCCTACCTGGAGCGCTACGGCCGTCCCCACAGCCTCTCGGAGCTGGCCCGGCACAACTGCCTGATTGGCAGCGCGGACCATTGGGACTTCCTCCAGCAAGGACGCGAACACGCCATCCGGGTCCAGGGCAACTGGCGCTGCAACAGTGGACAGGCCGTGCTGGATGCAGCGCTGCGGGGGTTCGGTCTGTGCCAGTTACCCGATTACTACGTGCTGGAACACTTGCGCAGCGGCGCCCTGGTGTCGCTGCTGGAGCAGCACCGTCCGCCGAACACCGCAGTCTGGGCACTTTATCCACAGCAACGGCATCTCTCGCCCAAGGTGCGGCAACTGGTGGATCTGCTGAAGGTAGGACTGGCCGAACGGCCGGAGTACGCAGCGGCTCAGCCCCGCGTGGACCAGCGCTGA
- the ispD gene encoding 2-C-methyl-D-erythritol 4-phosphate cytidylyltransferase produces MNQVDTPFFWAVIPAAGVGARMRADRPKQYLELAGRTILEHSLDCFLDHPQLKGLVISLSVDDPYWPTLPCASDDRIIRADGGKERADSVLSSLLRLAEHGARANDWVLVHDAARPNLSRFDLDLLLAELADDPVGGLLAVPARDTLKRVGADGRVAETVDRSLIWQAYTPQMFRFGALHRALADALVAGVAITDEASAMEWAGNAPKLVEGRADNLKITRPEDLDWLRQRWSTRG; encoded by the coding sequence ATGAACCAGGTCGATACCCCCTTCTTCTGGGCGGTGATTCCCGCTGCAGGTGTCGGTGCCCGCATGCGCGCCGACCGTCCCAAGCAGTATCTCGAACTCGCTGGGCGAACCATTCTCGAGCACAGCCTCGATTGCTTCCTTGATCATCCGCAACTCAAGGGGCTGGTGATCAGTCTGTCCGTGGATGACCCCTACTGGCCGACGCTGCCTTGTGCCTCTGACGACCGCATCATCCGAGCAGACGGCGGCAAGGAACGCGCGGACTCGGTGCTCAGCTCCCTGTTGCGCCTCGCCGAGCACGGCGCTCGCGCCAACGACTGGGTTCTGGTGCATGATGCGGCGCGGCCGAACCTGTCGCGTTTCGACCTCGATCTGCTGCTGGCCGAACTGGCCGATGATCCGGTCGGTGGCCTCCTCGCCGTTCCAGCGCGGGATACCTTGAAACGCGTCGGCGCCGATGGCCGGGTGGCGGAAACCGTCGACCGCAGCCTGATCTGGCAGGCCTACACGCCGCAGATGTTCCGCTTTGGCGCCCTGCATCGGGCGCTGGCCGATGCCCTCGTAGCTGGCGTCGCCATCACTGACGAAGCCTCTGCCATGGAGTGGGCGGGCAATGCTCCCAAGCTGGTGGAAGGCCGGGCCGACAACCTCAAGATCACTCGCCCCGAAGACCTCGACTGGCTGCGTCAGCGCTGGTCCACGCGGGGCTGA
- a CDS encoding CTP synthase encodes MTRYIFVTGGVVSSLGKGIASASLAAILEARGLKVTMLKLDPYINVDPGTMSPFQHGEVFVTEDGAETDLDLGHYERFVSTTMTQNNNFTTGRVYADVLRKERRGDYLGATIQVIPHITDEIKHRIIKGAAGADVALVEIGGTVGDIESQPFLEAIRQLRVEVGAKRAMLMHLTLVPYIATAGETKTKPTQHSVKELRSIGLQPDVLICRSDHDVDLSSRRKIALFTNVEERAVISLQDVDTIYKIPSVLHAQGLDDIVVERFGLQCNGADLSEWDRVVDAKLNPSSEVTIAMVGKYMELLDAYKSLIEAMSHAGIQSRTKVNLRYIDSEDIESQGTGLLEGVDAILVPGGFGLRGVEGKITTVRYARENKIPYLGICLGMQVAVIEYARNVLGWADANSTEFDKSSGHPVVGLITEWEDATGATEIRTEASDLGGTMRLGAQACQLESGSLVHDCYGKDEIVERHRHRYEVNNNLLPQLQEAGLKVTGRSGDGALVEVVEAPDHPWFVACQFHPEFTSTPRYGHPLFSGFVTAALAQKAKKA; translated from the coding sequence ATGACGCGCTACATCTTCGTCACGGGTGGTGTTGTTTCTTCTTTGGGGAAAGGCATCGCCTCGGCATCCTTGGCCGCCATTCTGGAAGCGCGGGGACTGAAGGTCACCATGCTCAAGCTTGACCCGTACATCAACGTGGATCCGGGCACCATGAGCCCGTTCCAGCATGGTGAGGTCTTCGTGACCGAGGACGGCGCCGAGACCGACCTCGACCTGGGCCACTACGAGCGCTTCGTGAGCACCACGATGACCCAGAACAATAACTTCACCACCGGCCGCGTCTATGCCGACGTGCTGCGCAAGGAGCGCCGTGGTGACTACCTGGGCGCGACCATCCAGGTGATCCCGCATATCACCGACGAGATCAAGCACCGCATCATCAAGGGCGCCGCTGGTGCGGACGTGGCCCTCGTGGAAATCGGCGGTACCGTCGGCGACATCGAATCCCAACCCTTCCTCGAAGCCATCCGCCAGTTGCGCGTGGAAGTGGGTGCCAAGCGCGCCATGCTGATGCACCTGACCCTGGTGCCCTACATCGCCACCGCCGGCGAGACCAAGACCAAACCGACCCAGCACTCGGTGAAGGAGCTGCGCTCCATCGGTCTGCAACCGGACGTGCTGATCTGCCGTTCCGACCATGATGTCGACCTGTCCTCGCGTCGCAAGATCGCGCTCTTCACCAATGTGGAAGAGCGCGCGGTCATTTCCCTGCAAGACGTCGACACCATCTACAAGATTCCGTCCGTGCTGCATGCCCAGGGCCTGGACGACATCGTCGTCGAGCGCTTCGGCCTGCAATGCAACGGCGCTGACCTCTCCGAATGGGACCGCGTGGTCGATGCCAAGCTGAACCCTTCGAGCGAAGTCACCATCGCCATGGTCGGCAAGTACATGGAGCTGCTGGACGCTTACAAGTCGCTGATCGAAGCGATGAGCCACGCCGGCATCCAGAGCCGCACCAAGGTGAACCTGCGTTACATCGACTCCGAAGACATCGAATCCCAGGGCACCGGCCTGCTGGAGGGCGTTGACGCCATCCTGGTCCCCGGCGGTTTTGGCCTGCGCGGCGTGGAAGGCAAGATCACCACCGTGCGCTACGCCCGCGAGAACAAGATCCCCTACCTCGGTATCTGCCTCGGCATGCAGGTTGCGGTCATCGAATATGCCCGTAACGTACTGGGTTGGGCCGACGCCAACTCCACCGAGTTCGACAAGTCCAGCGGCCACCCGGTCGTGGGCCTGATCACCGAGTGGGAAGACGCCACTGGCGCCACCGAAATCCGTACTGAAGCGTCCGACCTCGGCGGCACCATGCGCCTCGGCGCCCAGGCTTGCCAGCTGGAGAGCGGTTCCCTGGTGCACGACTGCTATGGCAAGGACGAGATCGTCGAGCGCCATCGCCATCGCTACGAAGTGAACAACAACCTGCTGCCGCAGTTGCAGGAAGCTGGCTTGAAGGTCACCGGCCGTTCTGGCGACGGTGCCCTGGTCGAAGTGGTCGAGGCTCCGGACCATCCGTGGTTCGTCGCTTGCCAGTTCCACCCGGAGTTCACCTCTACGCCGCGTTATGGCCACCCGCTGTTCAGCGGCTTCGTTACCGCCGCCCTGGCGCAGAAAGCGAAGAAGGCCTGA
- the kdsA gene encoding 3-deoxy-8-phosphooctulonate synthase yields MAQKTVRVGNIEIANDKPFVLFGGMNVLESRDLALKVCEEYVRVTEKLGIPYVFKASFDKANRSSVNSYRGPGLDEGMKIFEEVKKTFGVPVITDVHEPYQAAPVAEVCDIIQLPAFLSRQTDLVVAMARTGAVINIKKAQFLAPQEMKHILTKCEEAGNDRLILCERGSSFGYNNLVVDMLGFGIMKQFEYPVFFDVTHALQMPGGRADSAGGRRAQVSDLAKAGMSQGLAGLFLEAHPDPDNAKCDGPCALRLDKLEPFLSQLKQLDELIKRFPPIETA; encoded by the coding sequence ATGGCGCAGAAGACTGTCCGCGTCGGCAATATCGAGATCGCCAACGACAAGCCGTTCGTGCTGTTCGGTGGCATGAACGTGCTGGAGTCCCGCGACCTGGCCCTCAAGGTCTGCGAGGAATATGTGCGGGTGACCGAGAAGCTCGGCATCCCTTACGTGTTCAAGGCCAGCTTCGACAAGGCCAATCGCTCGTCGGTCAACTCGTACCGCGGGCCGGGCCTCGACGAGGGCATGAAGATCTTCGAGGAAGTGAAGAAGACCTTCGGCGTGCCGGTGATCACTGATGTCCACGAGCCCTACCAGGCCGCCCCGGTGGCCGAGGTCTGCGACATCATCCAGCTGCCGGCCTTCCTGTCCCGCCAGACCGATCTGGTGGTGGCCATGGCCAGGACCGGCGCGGTGATCAACATCAAGAAGGCCCAGTTCCTCGCACCGCAGGAAATGAAGCACATCCTCACCAAGTGCGAAGAAGCCGGGAATGATCGCCTGATCCTCTGCGAGCGTGGTTCCTCCTTCGGTTACAACAACCTGGTGGTGGACATGCTCGGCTTCGGCATCATGAAGCAGTTCGAGTACCCGGTGTTCTTCGACGTCACCCATGCCCTGCAGATGCCGGGCGGACGTGCGGACTCGGCTGGCGGCCGCCGTGCCCAGGTCAGCGACCTGGCCAAGGCCGGCATGAGCCAAGGCCTGGCGGGTCTCTTCCTCGAAGCCCATCCGGACCCCGACAACGCCAAATGTGACGGCCCCTGCGCCCTGCGCCTGGATAAGCTGGAACCCTTCCTCTCCCAGCTCAAGCAACTGGATGAGCTGATCAAGCGTTTTCCGCCAATCGAGACTGCCTGA
- the accA gene encoding acetyl-CoA carboxylase carboxyl transferase subunit alpha: MNPNFLDFEQPIADLQAKIEELRLVGNDNALNITDEISRLQEKSSALTESIFGNLSSWQIAQLARHPRRPYTLDYIEHIFTEFDELHGDRHFSDDAAIVGGVARLNDEPVMIIGHQKGREVREKVRRNFGMPRPEGYRKACRLMEMAERFKMPILTFIDTPGAYPGIDAEERGQSEAIAWNLRVMARLKTPIIATVIGEGGSGGALAIGVCDRLNMLQYSTYSVISPEGCASILWKTAEKAPDAAEAMGITAERLKGLGIVDKVIAEPLGGAHRDPSATAESIRKELAEQLKSLQKLSSEDLLARRYERLMSYGVA; the protein is encoded by the coding sequence ATGAACCCGAACTTTCTGGATTTCGAACAGCCCATCGCCGATCTGCAAGCCAAGATCGAGGAGCTGCGTCTGGTCGGTAACGACAACGCCCTGAACATCACCGACGAGATTTCCCGTCTGCAGGAGAAGAGCAGCGCGCTCACCGAAAGCATTTTCGGCAATCTCTCCAGCTGGCAGATCGCTCAACTGGCGCGCCATCCGCGCCGGCCCTACACCCTCGATTACATCGAGCACATCTTCACCGAGTTCGACGAGTTGCATGGCGACCGTCACTTCTCGGATGACGCGGCGATCGTCGGCGGCGTGGCCCGTCTGAACGACGAGCCGGTCATGATCATCGGCCACCAGAAAGGCCGTGAAGTGCGTGAGAAGGTTCGCCGCAATTTCGGCATGCCGCGCCCCGAGGGCTATCGCAAGGCCTGCCGCCTGATGGAAATGGCCGAGCGCTTCAAGATGCCGATCCTCACCTTCATCGACACGCCCGGTGCTTATCCGGGCATTGATGCCGAGGAGCGCGGCCAGAGCGAGGCCATCGCCTGGAACCTGCGTGTGATGGCGCGCCTGAAGACGCCGATCATCGCTACAGTGATCGGTGAAGGTGGTTCCGGCGGCGCGCTGGCCATCGGCGTCTGCGACCGTCTGAACATGCTGCAGTACTCCACCTATTCGGTGATCTCCCCGGAAGGTTGCGCTTCTATTCTGTGGAAAACCGCCGAGAAGGCACCCGACGCGGCCGAAGCCATGGGCATCACCGCCGAGCGCCTGAAGGGCCTGGGTATCGTCGACAAGGTGATTGCCGAGCCCTTGGGCGGCGCCCATCGCGACCCGTCGGCCACTGCCGAGTCCATCCGCAAGGAACTCGCCGAGCAGCTGAAGTCGCTGCAGAAGCTCAGCAGCGAGGACCTGCTGGCGCGTCGCTATGAGCGTCTGATGAGCTACGGCGTAGCCTGA
- the ftsB gene encoding cell division protein FtsB: MTRPNTYWLFVVLILMLAGLQYRLWVGDGSLAQVQDLQHQIAEQKGENERLLERNRILEAEVMELKKGMETVEERARHELGMVKEGETLYQIAE, translated from the coding sequence ATGACTCGCCCTAACACTTACTGGTTGTTTGTTGTCCTCATCCTGATGCTGGCTGGCCTGCAGTATCGCCTCTGGGTGGGCGACGGCAGCCTGGCGCAGGTCCAGGATCTACAGCACCAGATCGCTGAGCAGAAAGGCGAGAACGAGCGCCTGCTGGAGCGCAATCGCATTCTCGAAGCGGAAGTGATGGAGCTGAAAAAGGGTATGGAAACCGTTGAAGAGCGTGCCCGTCATGAGCTGGGCATGGTCAAGGAAGGCGAAACCCTCTACCAGATTGCCGAATGA
- the eno gene encoding phosphopyruvate hydratase — protein MAKIVDIKGREVLDSRGNPTVEADVILENGIIGSACAPSGASTGSREALELRDGDKSRYLGKGVLKAVSNINGPIRDLLLGKDAADQKALDRAMIELDGTENKAKLGANAILAVSLAAAKAAAQAKGVPLYAHIADLNGTPGQYSMPVPMMNIINGGEHADNNVDIQEFMVQPVGAKNFADALRMGAEIFHHLKAVLKARGLNTAVGDEGGFAPNLASNEDALAAIAEAVANAGYKLGTDVTLALDCASSEFFKDGKYDLAGEGKVFDAAGFADYLAGLTQRYPIISIEDGMDESDWAGWKDLTDKIGAKVQLVGDDLFVTNTKILKEGIEKHIGNSILIKFNQIGSLTETLEAIQMAKAAGYTAVISHRSGETEDSTIADLAVGTAAGQIKTGSLCRSDRVSKYNQLLRIEEQLGEKAPYRGRAEFRG, from the coding sequence ATGGCAAAGATCGTCGACATCAAGGGCCGCGAGGTTCTGGACTCCCGTGGCAACCCCACCGTGGAAGCCGATGTGATCCTCGAGAACGGCATCATCGGCAGCGCTTGCGCGCCGTCCGGTGCTTCCACCGGTTCCCGCGAGGCACTGGAACTGCGTGATGGCGACAAGAGCCGTTACCTGGGCAAGGGCGTACTGAAGGCCGTGTCCAACATCAACGGCCCGATCCGCGACCTGCTGCTGGGCAAAGATGCTGCTGACCAGAAAGCCCTCGACCGCGCCATGATCGAACTGGACGGCACCGAGAACAAGGCCAAGCTGGGTGCCAACGCCATCCTCGCCGTGTCCCTGGCTGCCGCCAAGGCTGCTGCCCAGGCCAAGGGTGTACCGCTCTACGCCCACATCGCCGACCTGAACGGCACTCCGGGCCAGTACTCGATGCCGGTTCCGATGATGAACATCATCAACGGTGGCGAGCACGCCGATAACAACGTCGACATCCAGGAGTTCATGGTGCAGCCGGTTGGCGCCAAGAACTTCGCCGACGCCCTGCGCATGGGTGCCGAGATCTTCCACCACCTGAAAGCCGTGCTGAAGGCCCGTGGCCTGAACACCGCCGTGGGTGACGAAGGTGGCTTCGCCCCGAACCTGGCTTCCAACGAAGACGCCCTGGCCGCCATCGCCGAAGCCGTTGCCAACGCTGGCTACAAGCTGGGCACCGACGTGACCCTGGCCCTGGACTGCGCTTCCAGCGAGTTCTTCAAGGACGGCAAGTACGACCTGGCCGGTGAAGGCAAAGTGTTCGACGCCGCCGGTTTTGCCGACTACCTGGCTGGCCTGACCCAGCGCTACCCGATCATTTCCATCGAAGACGGTATGGATGAGTCCGACTGGGCCGGCTGGAAAGACCTGACCGATAAGATCGGCGCCAAAGTCCAGCTGGTCGGTGACGACCTGTTCGTGACCAACACCAAGATCCTCAAGGAAGGCATCGAGAAGCACATCGGCAACTCGATCCTGATCAAGTTCAACCAGATCGGCTCCCTGACCGAGACCCTGGAAGCCATCCAGATGGCCAAGGCTGCTGGCTACACCGCGGTGATCTCCCACCGTTCCGGCGAGACCGAGGACAGCACCATCGCCGACCTGGCCGTAGGCACTGCCGCTGGCCAGATCAAGACCGGTTCGCTGTGCCGTTCCGACCGCGTTTCCAAGTACAACCAGCTGCTGCGCATCGAAGAGCAACTGGGCGAGAAGGCCCCGTACCGTGGGCGTGCCGAGTTCCGCGGCTGA
- a CDS encoding S-(hydroxymethyl)glutathione dehydrogenase/class III alcohol dehydrogenase, with protein MIKSRAAVAFAPNQPLQIVEVDVAPPKAGEVLVRIVATGVCHTDAYTLSGADSEGVFPCILGHEGGGIVEAVGEGVTSLAVGDHVIPLYTAECGECKFCKSGKTNLCQKVRATQGKGLMPDGTSRFSYNGQPIYHYMGCSTFSEYTVLPEISLAKIPKEAPLEKVCLLGCGVTTGIGAVLNTAKVEEGATVAIFGLGGIGLAAIIGAKMAKASRIIAIDINPEKFDVARELGATDFVNPKDHAKPIQDVIVEMTDGGVDYSFECVGNVNLMRAALECCHKGWGESVIIGVAPAGAEISTRPFQLVTGRVWRGSAFGGVKGRTELPSYVEKAQKGEIPLDTFITHTMGLDDINEAFDLMHEGKSIRSVVHF; from the coding sequence ATGATCAAGTCCCGTGCCGCCGTGGCCTTCGCACCGAACCAGCCGCTGCAGATCGTCGAAGTGGACGTGGCCCCGCCCAAGGCTGGCGAAGTCCTGGTGCGGATTGTGGCCACCGGTGTCTGCCACACTGATGCCTACACGCTGTCCGGCGCCGACTCCGAAGGCGTTTTCCCCTGCATCCTTGGCCACGAGGGTGGCGGTATCGTCGAAGCGGTGGGTGAGGGCGTGACCTCGCTCGCCGTCGGCGACCACGTGATTCCGCTCTACACGGCCGAATGCGGCGAGTGCAAATTCTGCAAATCCGGCAAGACCAACCTCTGCCAGAAAGTCCGTGCCACCCAGGGCAAGGGCCTGATGCCGGACGGTACCTCCCGTTTCAGCTACAACGGCCAGCCGATCTATCACTACATGGGCTGCTCCACCTTCTCCGAGTACACCGTGCTGCCGGAAATCTCCCTGGCGAAGATTCCCAAGGAAGCGCCGCTGGAGAAGGTCTGCCTGCTGGGATGCGGTGTGACCACCGGTATCGGTGCCGTCCTCAATACCGCCAAGGTGGAAGAGGGCGCTACCGTGGCCATCTTCGGCCTGGGTGGCATCGGCCTGGCGGCGATCATCGGCGCCAAGATGGCCAAGGCTTCGCGCATCATTGCCATCGACATCAACCCGGAGAAGTTCGACGTCGCCCGTGAACTGGGTGCCACCGACTTCGTCAATCCGAAGGACCATGCCAAACCGATCCAGGACGTCATCGTCGAGATGACCGATGGCGGGGTGGACTACAGCTTCGAATGTGTCGGCAACGTCAACCTGATGCGCGCTGCCCTGGAGTGCTGCCACAAGGGGTGGGGCGAGTCGGTCATCATCGGCGTTGCGCCTGCGGGTGCCGAGATCAGCACCCGTCCGTTCCAGTTGGTTACCGGCCGCGTCTGGCGCGGTTCGGCGTTCGGCGGCGTAAAAGGCCGTACCGAACTGCCGAGCTACGTGGAGAAGGCGCAGAAAGGCGAGATCCCGCTGGACACCTTCATCACCCACACCATGGGGCTGGACGACATCAACGAGGCCTTCGACCTGATGCACGAAGGCAAGAGCATTCGCTCGGTCGTCCACTTCTAA